The proteins below are encoded in one region of Pongo pygmaeus isolate AG05252 chromosome 20, NHGRI_mPonPyg2-v2.0_pri, whole genome shotgun sequence:
- the LOC129019949 gene encoding LOW QUALITY PROTEIN: zinc finger protein 285-like (The sequence of the model RefSeq protein was modified relative to this genomic sequence to represent the inferred CDS: inserted 1 base in 1 codon; substituted 2 bases at 2 genomic stop codons), whose amino-acid sequence MRRAWAVWGAALGLTKQCIFTFHDSDLRCASSGRSLRSAFPEFCPFQKEDGMIKFQERVTFKDVAVVFTKEELALLDKAQINLYQDVMLENFRNLILVRDGIKNNILNLQEKGLSYLSQEVLHCWQIWKQRIQDLTVSQDYITNLQEECSPHLXNVSLCEEWAGMSLQISENENYVVNAIIKNQDITAWQGLTQVLTPESWRKANIMTEPQNSQGRYKGIYMEEKLYRWAQHDSLNWTSHDHHESQECKGEDPGRHPNCGKNLGMKSTVEQHNVAHVLPQPFTCNNCGVAFADDTDPRVHHSTHLGEKSYKCDQYGKNFSQSQDLIVHCKTHSGETPYEFHEWPMGCKQSSDLPRYQKVPSGDKPYKCKECGKGFRCNSFLHNHHGVHTGEMPYKCDACGKGFGFRSLLCIHQGVHTGKKPYKCEECGKGFDQSSNLLVHQRVHTGEKPYKCSECGKCFSSSSVLQVHWRFHTGEKPYRCGECGKGFSQSTHLHIHQRVHTGEKPYKCYVCGKDFVYSSVLHTHQRVHTGEKPYKCKVCGKCFSYSSYFHLHQRDHTRERPYKCDEXGKGFSRNSDLHVHLRVHTGERPYKXKACGKGFSRNSYLLAHQRVHIDETQYTHCESNKDLLTHQRLHEQRETL is encoded by the exons ATGCGGAGAGCTTGGGCTGTTTGGGGAGCAGCCCTGGGTTTGACAAAACAATGCATCTTCACGTTTCATGACAGCGACTTGCGCTGTGCATCCTCGGGTCGAAGCTTACG TTCAGCTTTTCCAGAATTCTGCCCTTTCCAAAAGGAAGATGGTATGATTAAATTCCAG GAAAGGGTGACATTCAAGGACGTGGCTGTTGTCTTCACCAAGGAAGAGCTGGCACTATTGGATAAAGCCCAGATAAACCTGTACCAAGATGTGATGCTGGAAAACTTCAGGAACCTCATCTTAGTGA gag ATGGGattaaaaacaacattttgaaTCTTCAGGAAAAGGGGTTGAGTTACCTTTCACAAGAAGTGCTTCATTGCTGGCAGATTTGGAAACAAAGGATCCAGGATTTAACTGTGAGTCAGGATTATATCACGAACCTTCAAGAAGAGTGTTCcccacatt aaaatgtttccctcTGTGAAGAGTGGGCAGGCATGTCTCTTcagatttctgaaaatgaaaactaTGTAGTAAATGCCATTATCAAAAATCAGGATATCACAGCATGGCAAGGCCTGACACAGGTTCTTACCCCAGAATCGTGGAGGAAAGCCAACATAATGACTGAGCCCCAGAACTCTCAGGGAAGATATAAGGGAATTTACATGGAAGAGAAATTGTACAGATGGGCTCAGCATGACAGCCTCAACTGGACCTCACATGATCATCATGAGTCCCAAGAATGTAAAGGAGAGGACCCTGGTAGACATCCCAACTGTGGGAAAAACTTGGGTATGAAATCAACAGTTGAACAACATAATGTGGCCCATGTATTACCACAGCCTTTCACATGTAATAACTGTGGGGTGGCCTTTGCAGATGATACAGATCCTCGTGTCCATCACAGCACTCACCTAGGAGAAAAATCTTATAAATGTGACCAGTATGGAAAGAACTTTAGTCAGAGCCAAGATCTTATCGTTCATTGTAAAACTCACTCTGGCGAGACTCCCTATGAATTCCACGAATGGCCTATGGGCTGCAAACAGAGCTCAGACCTTCCCAGATATCAGAAAGTCCCCTCAGGAGAcaaaccctacaaatgtaaagaatgtggcaagGGCTTCAGGTGCAACTCCTTCCTTCACAACCATCATGGAGTCCACACAGGGGAGATGCCCTACAAATGCGATGCATGTGGGAAGGGGTTTGGATTTAGGTCACTTCTTTGTATTCATCAGGGAGTACACACAGGGAAAAAGCCCTATAAATGTGAAGAGTGTGGGAAGGGCTTTGATCAGAGCTCCAACCTTCTTGTCCATCAGAGagtccacactggagagaagccctacaAATGCAGTGAGTGTGGCAAGTGCTTTAGTTCAAGCTCTGTTCTTCAAGTCCACTGGAGGTttcacacaggggagaaacctTATAGGTGTGGTGAGTGTGGAAAGGGCTTCAGCCAAAGTACACACCTTCACATTCACCAGAGAGTCCACACAGGGGAGAAACCATACAAATGCTATGTGTGTGGAAAGGATTTTGTGTATAGCTCTGTTCTTCACACTCATCagagagttcacactggagaaaaaccatATAAATGCAAAGTGTGTGGAAAGTGCTTTAGTTACAGTTCATATTTTCACTTACATCAAAGAGATCACACCAGAGAGAGACCATATAAATGTGATGAGTGAGGTAAAGGCTTCAGTCGGAATTCAGATCTTCATGTTCATCTCAGAGTCCACACGGGAGAGAGGCCCTATAAGTAAAAGGCATGTGGTAAGGGCTTCAGTCGTAATTCGTACCTCCTTGCCCATCAGAGAGTGCATATAGATGAGACACAGTACACACATTGTGAGAGTAACAAGGACCTTCTGACTCATCAAAGACTACATGAGCAGAGAGAAACATTATAA
- the ZNF180 gene encoding zinc finger protein 180 isoform X5, giving the protein MRNNSEEKPFECNQCGKSFSWSSHLVAHQRTHTGEKPYECSECGKSFSRSSHLVSHQRTHTGEKPYRCNQCGKSFSQSYVLVVHQRTHTGEKPYECNQCGKSFRQSYKLIAHQRTHTGEKPYECNQCGKSFIQSYKLIAHQRIHTGEKPYECNQCGKSFSQSYKLVAHQRTHTGEKPFECNQCGKSFSWSSQLVAHQRTHTGEKPYECSECGKSFNRSSHLVMHQRIHTGEKPYECNQCGKSFSQSYVLVVHQRTHTGEKPYECSQCGKSFRQSSCLTQHQRTHTGEKPFECNQCGKTFSLSARLIVHQRTHTGEKPFTCIQCGKAFINSYKLIRHQATHTEEKLYECN; this is encoded by the coding sequence ATGAGAAATAATTCTGAAGAGAAACCTTTTGAATGTAATCAGTGTGGGAAATCCTTCAGCTGGAGCTCTCATCTTGTTGCacatcagagaactcacacaggggagaaaccttatgaatgtagTGAATGTGGAAAATCCTTCAGCCGGAGCTCTCACCTTGTTTCCCATCAGAgaactcatactggagagaaaccttacaggTGTAATCAATGTGGGAAATCCTTTAGCCAGAGTTATGTCCTTGTTGTGCATCAAAgaactcatactggagagaagccttaTGAATGCAATCAATGTGGAAAGTCATTCAGGCAGAGCTATAAACTTATTGCACATCAAAGAAcacacactggagagaagccctatgaATGTAATCAATGTGGGAAATCATTTATCCAGAGCTATAAACTTATTGCACATCAAAGAATTCATACTGgggaaaaaccctatgaatgcaaTCAGTGTGGGAAATCCTTTAGTCAAAGTTATAAACTTGTTGCTcatcagagaactcacacaggAGAAAAACCCTTTGAATGTAATCAGTGTGGGAAATCCTTCAGCTGGAGCTCTCAGCTTGTTGCACATCaaagaactcacactggagagaaaccatatgaatgtaGTGAATGTGGAAAATCTTTTAACCGCAGTTCTCACCTTGTTAtgcatcagagaattcacactgggGAAAAACCGTATGAATGTAATCAGTGTGGGAAATCCTTCAGCCAGAGTTATGTTCTCGTTGTACATCAGAGAACTCATACTGGAGAAAAGCCCTATGAATGCAGTCAATGTGGGAAGTCCTTCAGACAGAGTTCATGCCTTACTCAACATCAGAgaactcatactggagagaaaccatttGAATGTAATCAGTGTGGAAAAACATTTAGCTTGAGTGCTCGACTTATTGTGCATCAAAgaactcatactggagagaaaccctttaCATGTATTCAGTGTGGAAAAGCTTTCATTAATAGCTATAAACTTATTAGGCATCAGGCAACTCATACTGAAGAGAAACTCTATGAATGTAACTAG
- the ZNF180 gene encoding zinc finger protein 180 isoform X4, translating to MEEQDDKPPEPPKACAQDSFLPQEIIIKVEGEDTGSLTIPSQEGVNFKIVTVDFTQEEQGTWNPAQRTLDRDVILENHRDLVSWDLATAVGKKDSTSKQRIFDEEPANGVKIERFTRDDPWLSSCEEVGDYKDQLEKQQEKQEILLQEVAFTQRKAVIHERVCKSGEPGEKSDLNSSLFSSPIIPIRNHIHKHVSHAKKWHLNSAVNSHQKINENETLYENNECGKPPQGIHLIQFTRTQTKDKSYGFSDSIQSFCHGTPLHIHEKIHGRGKTFDFKECGQVLNPKISHNEQQRIPFEESQYKCSETSHSSSLTQNMRNNSEEKPFECNQCGKSFSWSSHLVAHQRTHTGEKPYECSECGKSFSRSSHLVSHQRTHTGEKPYRCNQCGKSFSQSYVLVVHQRTHTGEKPYECNQCGKSFRQSYKLIAHQRTHTGEKPYECNQCGKSFIQSYKLIAHQRIHTGEKPYECNQCGKSFSQSYKLVAHQRTHTGEKPFECNQCGKSFSWSSQLVAHQRTHTGEKPYECSECGKSFNRSSHLVMHQRIHTGEKPYECNQCGKSFSQSYVLVVHQRTHTGEKPYECSQCGKSFRQSSCLTQHQRTHTGEKPFECNQCGKTFSLSARLIVHQRTHTGEKPFTCIQCGKAFINSYKLIRHQATHTEEKLYECN from the exons GAAGGAGTGAACTTCAAAATTGTGACTGTGGACTTCACACAGGAGGAACAGGGTACTTGGAACCCTGCTCAGAGGACCCTGGACAGAGATGTGATCCTGGAGAACCACAGGGACCTAGTCTCTTGGG ACTTGGCAACTGCAGTTGGAAAAAAAGATTCAACTTCAAAGCAGAGGATTTTTGATGAAGAACCAGCTAATGGAGTGAAGATAGAGAGGTTTACAAGGGATGATCCTTGGTTGTCTTCATGTGAAGAAGTTGGTGATTATAAAGACCAGTTGGAGAAGCAACAGGAAAAACAAGAGATACTTTTGCAGGAAGTGGCATTCACTCAAAGGAAAGCAGTTATTCATGAGAGAGTCTGCAAAAGTGGTGAACCTGGGGAGAAGAGTGATCTGAATTCCAGTCTATTTTCATCCCCAATTATACCCATAAGAAACCATATTCATAAACATGTATCACATGCTAAAAAATGGCATCTTAATTCTGCTGTAAACAGTCATCAGAAGATTAATGAGAATGAGACACTATATGAaaataatgaatgtggaaaaCCCCCTCAGGGCATTCACCTTATTCAGTTTACAAGAACTCAAACAAAAGATAAATCCTATGGATTTAGTGACAGTATTCAATCTTTTTGCCATGGTACACCCTTACATATACATGAAAAAATTCATGGAAGAGGAAAAACCTTTGATTTTAAAGAATGTGGGCAAGTTTTGAACCCCAAAATATCCCATAATGAACAACAGAGAATTCCTTTTGAAGAGAGTCAATATAAATGTAGTGAAACCTCTCATAGTTCCTCCCTTACTCAAAACATGAGAAATAATTCTGAAGAGAAACCTTTTGAATGTAATCAGTGTGGGAAATCCTTCAGCTGGAGCTCTCATCTTGTTGCacatcagagaactcacacaggggagaaaccttatgaatgtagTGAATGTGGAAAATCCTTCAGCCGGAGCTCTCACCTTGTTTCCCATCAGAgaactcatactggagagaaaccttacaggTGTAATCAATGTGGGAAATCCTTTAGCCAGAGTTATGTCCTTGTTGTGCATCAAAgaactcatactggagagaagccttaTGAATGCAATCAATGTGGAAAGTCATTCAGGCAGAGCTATAAACTTATTGCACATCAAAGAAcacacactggagagaagccctatgaATGTAATCAATGTGGGAAATCATTTATCCAGAGCTATAAACTTATTGCACATCAAAGAATTCATACTGgggaaaaaccctatgaatgcaaTCAGTGTGGGAAATCCTTTAGTCAAAGTTATAAACTTGTTGCTcatcagagaactcacacaggAGAAAAACCCTTTGAATGTAATCAGTGTGGGAAATCCTTCAGCTGGAGCTCTCAGCTTGTTGCACATCaaagaactcacactggagagaaaccatatgaatgtaGTGAATGTGGAAAATCTTTTAACCGCAGTTCTCACCTTGTTAtgcatcagagaattcacactgggGAAAAACCGTATGAATGTAATCAGTGTGGGAAATCCTTCAGCCAGAGTTATGTTCTCGTTGTACATCAGAGAACTCATACTGGAGAAAAGCCCTATGAATGCAGTCAATGTGGGAAGTCCTTCAGACAGAGTTCATGCCTTACTCAACATCAGAgaactcatactggagagaaaccatttGAATGTAATCAGTGTGGAAAAACATTTAGCTTGAGTGCTCGACTTATTGTGCATCAAAgaactcatactggagagaaaccctttaCATGTATTCAGTGTGGAAAAGCTTTCATTAATAGCTATAAACTTATTAGGCATCAGGCAACTCATACTGAAGAGAAACTCTATGAATGTAACTAG
- the ZNF180 gene encoding zinc finger protein 180 isoform X2, whose translation MPRLLKHRAHALIAAQDLSTLLCLEESMEEQDDKPPEPPKACAQDSFLPQEIIIKVEGEDTGSLTIPSQEGVNFKIVTVDFTQEEQGTWNPAQRTLDRDVILENHRDLVSWDLATAVGKKDSTSKQRIFDEEPANGVKIERFTRDDPWLSSCEEVGDYKDQLEKQQEKQEILLQEVAFTQRKAVIHERVCKSGEPGEKSDLNSSLFSSPIIPIRNHIHKHVSHAKKWHLNSAVNSHQKINENETLYENNECGKPPQGIHLIQFTRTQTKDKSYGFSDSIQSFCHGTPLHIHEKIHGRGKTFDFKECGQVLNPKISHNEQQRIPFEESQYKCSETSHSSSLTQNMRNNSEEKPFECNQCGKSFSWSSHLVAHQRTHTGEKPYECSECGKSFSRSSHLVSHQRTHTGEKPYRCNQCGKSFSQSYVLVVHQRTHTGEKPYECNQCGKSFRQSYKLIAHQRTHTGEKPYECNQCGKSFIQSYKLIAHQRIHTGEKPYECNQCGKSFSQSYKLVAHQRTHTGEKPFECNQCGKSFSWSSQLVAHQRTHTGEKPYECSECGKSFNRSSHLVMHQRIHTGEKPYECNQCGKSFSQSYVLVVHQRTHTGEKPYECSQCGKSFRQSSCLTQHQRTHTGEKPFECNQCGKTFSLSARLIVHQRTHTGEKPFTCIQCGKAFINSYKLIRHQATHTEEKLYECN comes from the exons GAAGGAGTGAACTTCAAAATTGTGACTGTGGACTTCACACAGGAGGAACAGGGTACTTGGAACCCTGCTCAGAGGACCCTGGACAGAGATGTGATCCTGGAGAACCACAGGGACCTAGTCTCTTGGG ACTTGGCAACTGCAGTTGGAAAAAAAGATTCAACTTCAAAGCAGAGGATTTTTGATGAAGAACCAGCTAATGGAGTGAAGATAGAGAGGTTTACAAGGGATGATCCTTGGTTGTCTTCATGTGAAGAAGTTGGTGATTATAAAGACCAGTTGGAGAAGCAACAGGAAAAACAAGAGATACTTTTGCAGGAAGTGGCATTCACTCAAAGGAAAGCAGTTATTCATGAGAGAGTCTGCAAAAGTGGTGAACCTGGGGAGAAGAGTGATCTGAATTCCAGTCTATTTTCATCCCCAATTATACCCATAAGAAACCATATTCATAAACATGTATCACATGCTAAAAAATGGCATCTTAATTCTGCTGTAAACAGTCATCAGAAGATTAATGAGAATGAGACACTATATGAaaataatgaatgtggaaaaCCCCCTCAGGGCATTCACCTTATTCAGTTTACAAGAACTCAAACAAAAGATAAATCCTATGGATTTAGTGACAGTATTCAATCTTTTTGCCATGGTACACCCTTACATATACATGAAAAAATTCATGGAAGAGGAAAAACCTTTGATTTTAAAGAATGTGGGCAAGTTTTGAACCCCAAAATATCCCATAATGAACAACAGAGAATTCCTTTTGAAGAGAGTCAATATAAATGTAGTGAAACCTCTCATAGTTCCTCCCTTACTCAAAACATGAGAAATAATTCTGAAGAGAAACCTTTTGAATGTAATCAGTGTGGGAAATCCTTCAGCTGGAGCTCTCATCTTGTTGCacatcagagaactcacacaggggagaaaccttatgaatgtagTGAATGTGGAAAATCCTTCAGCCGGAGCTCTCACCTTGTTTCCCATCAGAgaactcatactggagagaaaccttacaggTGTAATCAATGTGGGAAATCCTTTAGCCAGAGTTATGTCCTTGTTGTGCATCAAAgaactcatactggagagaagccttaTGAATGCAATCAATGTGGAAAGTCATTCAGGCAGAGCTATAAACTTATTGCACATCAAAGAAcacacactggagagaagccctatgaATGTAATCAATGTGGGAAATCATTTATCCAGAGCTATAAACTTATTGCACATCAAAGAATTCATACTGgggaaaaaccctatgaatgcaaTCAGTGTGGGAAATCCTTTAGTCAAAGTTATAAACTTGTTGCTcatcagagaactcacacaggAGAAAAACCCTTTGAATGTAATCAGTGTGGGAAATCCTTCAGCTGGAGCTCTCAGCTTGTTGCACATCaaagaactcacactggagagaaaccatatgaatgtaGTGAATGTGGAAAATCTTTTAACCGCAGTTCTCACCTTGTTAtgcatcagagaattcacactgggGAAAAACCGTATGAATGTAATCAGTGTGGGAAATCCTTCAGCCAGAGTTATGTTCTCGTTGTACATCAGAGAACTCATACTGGAGAAAAGCCCTATGAATGCAGTCAATGTGGGAAGTCCTTCAGACAGAGTTCATGCCTTACTCAACATCAGAgaactcatactggagagaaaccatttGAATGTAATCAGTGTGGAAAAACATTTAGCTTGAGTGCTCGACTTATTGTGCATCAAAgaactcatactggagagaaaccctttaCATGTATTCAGTGTGGAAAAGCTTTCATTAATAGCTATAAACTTATTAGGCATCAGGCAACTCATACTGAAGAGAAACTCTATGAATGTAACTAG
- the ZNF180 gene encoding zinc finger protein 180 isoform X3 — MRRVYAGSWKRCAAQDLSTLLCLEESMEEQDDKPPEPPKACAQDSFLPQEIIIKVEGEDTGSLTIPSQEGVNFKIVTVDFTQEEQGTWNPAQRTLDRDVILENHRDLVSWDLATAVGKKDSTSKQRIFDEEPANGVKIERFTRDDPWLSSCEEVGDYKDQLEKQQEKQEILLQEVAFTQRKAVIHERVCKSGEPGEKSDLNSSLFSSPIIPIRNHIHKHVSHAKKWHLNSAVNSHQKINENETLYENNECGKPPQGIHLIQFTRTQTKDKSYGFSDSIQSFCHGTPLHIHEKIHGRGKTFDFKECGQVLNPKISHNEQQRIPFEESQYKCSETSHSSSLTQNMRNNSEEKPFECNQCGKSFSWSSHLVAHQRTHTGEKPYECSECGKSFSRSSHLVSHQRTHTGEKPYRCNQCGKSFSQSYVLVVHQRTHTGEKPYECNQCGKSFRQSYKLIAHQRTHTGEKPYECNQCGKSFIQSYKLIAHQRIHTGEKPYECNQCGKSFSQSYKLVAHQRTHTGEKPFECNQCGKSFSWSSQLVAHQRTHTGEKPYECSECGKSFNRSSHLVMHQRIHTGEKPYECNQCGKSFSQSYVLVVHQRTHTGEKPYECSQCGKSFRQSSCLTQHQRTHTGEKPFECNQCGKTFSLSARLIVHQRTHTGEKPFTCIQCGKAFINSYKLIRHQATHTEEKLYECN, encoded by the exons GAAGGAGTGAACTTCAAAATTGTGACTGTGGACTTCACACAGGAGGAACAGGGTACTTGGAACCCTGCTCAGAGGACCCTGGACAGAGATGTGATCCTGGAGAACCACAGGGACCTAGTCTCTTGGG ACTTGGCAACTGCAGTTGGAAAAAAAGATTCAACTTCAAAGCAGAGGATTTTTGATGAAGAACCAGCTAATGGAGTGAAGATAGAGAGGTTTACAAGGGATGATCCTTGGTTGTCTTCATGTGAAGAAGTTGGTGATTATAAAGACCAGTTGGAGAAGCAACAGGAAAAACAAGAGATACTTTTGCAGGAAGTGGCATTCACTCAAAGGAAAGCAGTTATTCATGAGAGAGTCTGCAAAAGTGGTGAACCTGGGGAGAAGAGTGATCTGAATTCCAGTCTATTTTCATCCCCAATTATACCCATAAGAAACCATATTCATAAACATGTATCACATGCTAAAAAATGGCATCTTAATTCTGCTGTAAACAGTCATCAGAAGATTAATGAGAATGAGACACTATATGAaaataatgaatgtggaaaaCCCCCTCAGGGCATTCACCTTATTCAGTTTACAAGAACTCAAACAAAAGATAAATCCTATGGATTTAGTGACAGTATTCAATCTTTTTGCCATGGTACACCCTTACATATACATGAAAAAATTCATGGAAGAGGAAAAACCTTTGATTTTAAAGAATGTGGGCAAGTTTTGAACCCCAAAATATCCCATAATGAACAACAGAGAATTCCTTTTGAAGAGAGTCAATATAAATGTAGTGAAACCTCTCATAGTTCCTCCCTTACTCAAAACATGAGAAATAATTCTGAAGAGAAACCTTTTGAATGTAATCAGTGTGGGAAATCCTTCAGCTGGAGCTCTCATCTTGTTGCacatcagagaactcacacaggggagaaaccttatgaatgtagTGAATGTGGAAAATCCTTCAGCCGGAGCTCTCACCTTGTTTCCCATCAGAgaactcatactggagagaaaccttacaggTGTAATCAATGTGGGAAATCCTTTAGCCAGAGTTATGTCCTTGTTGTGCATCAAAgaactcatactggagagaagccttaTGAATGCAATCAATGTGGAAAGTCATTCAGGCAGAGCTATAAACTTATTGCACATCAAAGAAcacacactggagagaagccctatgaATGTAATCAATGTGGGAAATCATTTATCCAGAGCTATAAACTTATTGCACATCAAAGAATTCATACTGgggaaaaaccctatgaatgcaaTCAGTGTGGGAAATCCTTTAGTCAAAGTTATAAACTTGTTGCTcatcagagaactcacacaggAGAAAAACCCTTTGAATGTAATCAGTGTGGGAAATCCTTCAGCTGGAGCTCTCAGCTTGTTGCACATCaaagaactcacactggagagaaaccatatgaatgtaGTGAATGTGGAAAATCTTTTAACCGCAGTTCTCACCTTGTTAtgcatcagagaattcacactgggGAAAAACCGTATGAATGTAATCAGTGTGGGAAATCCTTCAGCCAGAGTTATGTTCTCGTTGTACATCAGAGAACTCATACTGGAGAAAAGCCCTATGAATGCAGTCAATGTGGGAAGTCCTTCAGACAGAGTTCATGCCTTACTCAACATCAGAgaactcatactggagagaaaccatttGAATGTAATCAGTGTGGAAAAACATTTAGCTTGAGTGCTCGACTTATTGTGCATCAAAgaactcatactggagagaaaccctttaCATGTATTCAGTGTGGAAAAGCTTTCATTAATAGCTATAAACTTATTAGGCATCAGGCAACTCATACTGAAGAGAAACTCTATGAATGTAACTAG
- the ZNF180 gene encoding zinc finger protein 180 isoform X1, producing MRACAGSTREAGSGAQDLSTLLCLEESMEEQDDKPPEPPKACAQDSFLPQEIIIKVEGEDTGSLTIPSQEGVNFKIVTVDFTQEEQGTWNPAQRTLDRDVILENHRDLVSWDLATAVGKKDSTSKQRIFDEEPANGVKIERFTRDDPWLSSCEEVGDYKDQLEKQQEKQEILLQEVAFTQRKAVIHERVCKSGEPGEKSDLNSSLFSSPIIPIRNHIHKHVSHAKKWHLNSAVNSHQKINENETLYENNECGKPPQGIHLIQFTRTQTKDKSYGFSDSIQSFCHGTPLHIHEKIHGRGKTFDFKECGQVLNPKISHNEQQRIPFEESQYKCSETSHSSSLTQNMRNNSEEKPFECNQCGKSFSWSSHLVAHQRTHTGEKPYECSECGKSFSRSSHLVSHQRTHTGEKPYRCNQCGKSFSQSYVLVVHQRTHTGEKPYECNQCGKSFRQSYKLIAHQRTHTGEKPYECNQCGKSFIQSYKLIAHQRIHTGEKPYECNQCGKSFSQSYKLVAHQRTHTGEKPFECNQCGKSFSWSSQLVAHQRTHTGEKPYECSECGKSFNRSSHLVMHQRIHTGEKPYECNQCGKSFSQSYVLVVHQRTHTGEKPYECSQCGKSFRQSSCLTQHQRTHTGEKPFECNQCGKTFSLSARLIVHQRTHTGEKPFTCIQCGKAFINSYKLIRHQATHTEEKLYECN from the exons GAAGGAGTGAACTTCAAAATTGTGACTGTGGACTTCACACAGGAGGAACAGGGTACTTGGAACCCTGCTCAGAGGACCCTGGACAGAGATGTGATCCTGGAGAACCACAGGGACCTAGTCTCTTGGG ACTTGGCAACTGCAGTTGGAAAAAAAGATTCAACTTCAAAGCAGAGGATTTTTGATGAAGAACCAGCTAATGGAGTGAAGATAGAGAGGTTTACAAGGGATGATCCTTGGTTGTCTTCATGTGAAGAAGTTGGTGATTATAAAGACCAGTTGGAGAAGCAACAGGAAAAACAAGAGATACTTTTGCAGGAAGTGGCATTCACTCAAAGGAAAGCAGTTATTCATGAGAGAGTCTGCAAAAGTGGTGAACCTGGGGAGAAGAGTGATCTGAATTCCAGTCTATTTTCATCCCCAATTATACCCATAAGAAACCATATTCATAAACATGTATCACATGCTAAAAAATGGCATCTTAATTCTGCTGTAAACAGTCATCAGAAGATTAATGAGAATGAGACACTATATGAaaataatgaatgtggaaaaCCCCCTCAGGGCATTCACCTTATTCAGTTTACAAGAACTCAAACAAAAGATAAATCCTATGGATTTAGTGACAGTATTCAATCTTTTTGCCATGGTACACCCTTACATATACATGAAAAAATTCATGGAAGAGGAAAAACCTTTGATTTTAAAGAATGTGGGCAAGTTTTGAACCCCAAAATATCCCATAATGAACAACAGAGAATTCCTTTTGAAGAGAGTCAATATAAATGTAGTGAAACCTCTCATAGTTCCTCCCTTACTCAAAACATGAGAAATAATTCTGAAGAGAAACCTTTTGAATGTAATCAGTGTGGGAAATCCTTCAGCTGGAGCTCTCATCTTGTTGCacatcagagaactcacacaggggagaaaccttatgaatgtagTGAATGTGGAAAATCCTTCAGCCGGAGCTCTCACCTTGTTTCCCATCAGAgaactcatactggagagaaaccttacaggTGTAATCAATGTGGGAAATCCTTTAGCCAGAGTTATGTCCTTGTTGTGCATCAAAgaactcatactggagagaagccttaTGAATGCAATCAATGTGGAAAGTCATTCAGGCAGAGCTATAAACTTATTGCACATCAAAGAAcacacactggagagaagccctatgaATGTAATCAATGTGGGAAATCATTTATCCAGAGCTATAAACTTATTGCACATCAAAGAATTCATACTGgggaaaaaccctatgaatgcaaTCAGTGTGGGAAATCCTTTAGTCAAAGTTATAAACTTGTTGCTcatcagagaactcacacaggAGAAAAACCCTTTGAATGTAATCAGTGTGGGAAATCCTTCAGCTGGAGCTCTCAGCTTGTTGCACATCaaagaactcacactggagagaaaccatatgaatgtaGTGAATGTGGAAAATCTTTTAACCGCAGTTCTCACCTTGTTAtgcatcagagaattcacactgggGAAAAACCGTATGAATGTAATCAGTGTGGGAAATCCTTCAGCCAGAGTTATGTTCTCGTTGTACATCAGAGAACTCATACTGGAGAAAAGCCCTATGAATGCAGTCAATGTGGGAAGTCCTTCAGACAGAGTTCATGCCTTACTCAACATCAGAgaactcatactggagagaaaccatttGAATGTAATCAGTGTGGAAAAACATTTAGCTTGAGTGCTCGACTTATTGTGCATCAAAgaactcatactggagagaaaccctttaCATGTATTCAGTGTGGAAAAGCTTTCATTAATAGCTATAAACTTATTAGGCATCAGGCAACTCATACTGAAGAGAAACTCTATGAATGTAACTAG